GTGTGGTACATACTGTTGGGGGCTACATGCTCTATGTGGCCACGACCTTCAAGTATGTGTTTGACTTCCACGCAGAGGATGTGTTCTGGTGCACAGCAGACATTGGCTGGATCACTGGCCATTCCTACGTCACCTACGGGCCACTGGCCAATGGTGCCACCGGTGTTTTGGTGAGAAGGGAGCTGGGACCCATGGCTACTTGGCCTACTTAGGGGTGGACAAGATGATCCTGGGTGACAGTCTCCCAAGGCCACTTGGTCTAGGGACAGGGGGACTTACACAATGAGCTGTTCCCTGGATAAAGAAGAATTCTGAGGGGGTTGACTTGTCTGTAAGGGAGTGAAGACATGGGTGTGTCAGAAAGGGCAAAATATTGAGCCTGGGGTATGATAGGGGAATTGAGGGACTGTTGGAAAGGACTGGGAATGACCAGCCTTCACTGGGGTCAGTTTGAGGGGATTCCCACATACCCGGATGTGAGCCGCCTGTGGAACATCGTGGACAAGTACAAGGTGACCAAGTTCTACACAGCACCCACGGCTATCCGCCTGCTCATGAAGTTTGGAGATGAGCCTGTCACCCGGTGAGACCCCCTCCCCAGCTGTTGCCCCATGGGGGTCCGTCAGAGCTAGGTGCTGGCCTTTGTGTACAGTCTTTTCCATTCCACTGTTCCAACTCCTTGGCCTAGAataggggagggggcagaagagcCTGGGCATGTCTTCCTGGTTCCCAGTGGTACTCAgagccttcctttcttcccactcccctgcccaaGGCATAGCCGGGCATCCTTACAGGTGTTAGGCACAGTGGGTGAACCCATTAACCCTGAGGCCTGGCTGTGGTACCACCAGGTGGTAGGTGCCCAGCGCTGTTCCATCGTGGACACCTTCTggcagacagagacagtgagTAAAGGAATCAGAAGGCTGGGGCTGAGGGACAGTGTGGGAAGACTGACTCAAACCCCCGATCTCTGACTTCCACAGGGTGGCCATATGCTGACCCCCCTCCCTGGTGCCACACCAATGAAGCCTGGTTCTGCTGTGAGTGAGGCTCCCTTGGCTGGTACTGGGCTAGGCAGGAGTAGAGTCTCTGGGCCTAGATAAAGGGTGGGGGACTAGACTAATATGTGTGAGGAACCTGGGGCTCTGAGGGTCCCTGGGAGAGGTAAAGAGTTGAGTCACAGTTGCCTCATTTCTCTCCTTGAGTCCTGTCTCCTGTTTGCTTCTAGACCTTCCCGTTCTTTGGTGTAGCTCCTGCAATTTTGAATGAGTCTGGGGAAGAGTTGGAAGGTGAAGCTGAAGGTTACCTGGTGAGGTCCTAATCCTTGGATGTCTTTGAGGAGTTGGGAGGAAAGAGTACAGCAAGGGATGCTGTACTATGCTTCAGAGTTTAGAACCTAATTTCTACTGGTAGGTGCTTGTGGCTAAAGCTCCATGGTTGAGGGTTTATCCTCTGCAAGACCCTGGAGGAAATCCTTCTGGTTATTtagcctgcctctctgccttttGGCCCACTTTGGCTCTTAAGGACTCTGCTCAAGTTTCCTCATGATGCCTTTTGGGGTCTGGAAGACTTAGTGCTAACTCTCTTTGACAAAAGTTCTAGTGTGAAAGGAGTCTTCATAACATAGTAGAGAATCATACAGGCTCCAGAGTCAgcctgcttgggttcaaatcctagctctgcctctTCTGTGACTTCAGATAGGTTGCCTAACCCCTTTGAACttaaatttcatttgtaaaatagggtcATATAGTACCTTTGCCTCCTCAAGTTGCTGGATCgattaaattagataatccaTTTGACGGATTTAGCATAGAACCTAACAGTTAGTGTTTAACAAATGTTAGCGGTTGTGATTTTTATATTAGTACTTGTAGGAAGATCATCAGCCCCCACTCTCCACCCTCCATCCCACTTTACTTTTACTAAGAGCAAGTTAGTAACAAGGACAGGACTTAAATCCATGCCTTCTGACTCTTAGCCTAGAATTTCATCCATCTCATCAATCTACTACCACAGGACGTTATTGATTGGGGCAatactttttcacttttatatgactattttcatttgtatcaaaCTGGACTTGGTTTCCTGAGGAGACTCAAATTTACTAAATGCTTATCACTAGCAGAACATTGTACTAGGCAACTTCCACATACCATTAATTCAATCTTCACAGTAACTTTGGGAGGATGAGATTACTTTCTCTGATCTACAGAAGAGGATCTGAAGCTTAGAGAGGCAAAGTTACTAACCCGAGGTCACACactaagtagcagagccaggattctcaGTCTGGACTGTCTTTCTCCACAGCCTGTACTTTGTCCTCTTCTCAGGAAGGGCATTCAGGCCATTTCTCCTCAGGCTGGGCAAAACTGTGATTGCCCAGGCTGTGAGTGAGACAGTGTCTCGTCTTTCAGTGAGACACAGTATAGCCCATGTGACCACTGTGCCTTTCTCACTCCCTAGGTGTTCAAGCAGCCCTGGCCAGGAATCATGCGCACAGTCTATGGGAACCATGAACGCTTTGAGGCCACCTACTTTAAGAAGTTCCCCGGTTACTACGTAACAGGAGATGGTGAGCCTTGGCTATCCCTTTCCCATATCTCCCACCTTGACATGTACCTTCCCCTTCCATTTTCAGGAAGAATTGGTTAGTGgtgaagaaagacagagaggaacGTATTCTATGTGTCAGTGTCTAATATCCAGGCAGAGCTGTAGAGAAGACTAAGAGCAGGAATGAGTGTTGCATGGAGGGTCTCAGCATGGTACCACCTGACGTGATATATGAGGCAAGAAGTTCTTGTTTCCACTGTTCCTGTGCTAAAAGAAATAGGGCATGTAGCACTGTGTATTACTATGTCATATGCGTCCACATGTCTGGAGCCTATGTTTGCCCATGACTCTCTCCACCAATCCCTTCATCCATAGCTTCTTATTGAGCATGTATTATGTCTAGGCACTGATCTAAGTTCAGGGATTATTACCATGAATAAGGTAGGCAAGGTCTCTGTTCACAGGGGGCTTATATTCTAGtaaggggagacagacaataaatttAGCAAACAGGTGAATAAGCTTATCTCGGTgacaagtgctatgaagaaaaataaatagggtAACAGGATAAAGAATGTCTACAGGAATGGCCACCATACATGGGATGGTGAAAGAAGGCTTCTTTGAAGTGATATTTGTTTAACCAGAGACCTCCAGGGTGAGAAGGAGGCCAGGCATGGGAAAATCTGGAGTGAGTGTTCTGTGCAGAGACACCAGCTTGAAATGTCTGAGGAACAGACTGAAGCCTGTGTGTCTGACATGTAGTGAGCAAAGGGAAGAATGTTACATGAAGTTGGAGAGGTAGATAATGTGGGGCCTTGTGGGCCACGGTGGGGACTTTGGATTTTATCCAGTGTACAGTGGGGGAGACCTTTAGGGCTTGTAAGCAGAGAAGTGATAAGAACTGATTTGTTGTTTAGAAAATAACTTTGATTTATGGAGAACAGACTTTAGGTGGGtgtattaattatctattgcCATGGaaaaaattacccccaaacttggcagcttaaaacaacaaatattatcTCATACAGTTTCTGACGATCAGGAATTTGTGAGTGGCTTTGCCGGTAGTTCTCattcagagtctctcatgggttGCAGTGAAGCTGTTGGTTGGGGCTGCAGACATTTGAAGGTTTGACTGAGCCTGGAGGAcacacttccaagctcactcatgtggctgttggcaggaaCCCTCAGTTCTTCACCACGTGTGCCTCTCCATAGGGCTACTTATGACATGGCAGCTGACTTCCCCTAGAGCAAATCATCTGAGAGAATGCCACAGTGTCTTCTAGAATCTAATTTCAGAAATGACATACCATCCCTTCTGCCAAATTCTATTGATTACAGAGACTAACCCTAGTACAATGAGAAAGAGGACTACACGGGAGTCAGAATATCAGAAAGTGGAAATCAGTGTAGCTGTCTTGGAGCCTGGCTACCACGTGGGAGAGTTTAGAAGCAGGAAGACTTGTTAGGGGGCTATTAGTGGGTGTAGCATTTTGGTAATGTGGATCATGTATCCTACTGTGGGATATTCATTACATTgtgcatttcttctctttccaggcTGCCGGCGGGACCAGGATGGCTATTACTGGATCACTGGCAGGATTGATGACATGCTAAATGTATCTGGTGAGGGCCAGAGACCATTTTCCCTTCTCGTTAGCACCACTCTCCCAGTAAGTCCCAGCCAAAGCCTTCCGAGCGAGCCAGGATGTCCTCTAGACAAACCATGCTTGGAGTGCAGCATTCAGTTCTGGGTACAGATTTTGGAGGAAGAGTGATAAACACTGGAATGTGCCTGGAGGAGGGGAACTGGGATGGTGGGACAACTGAAGCAGGTCAtgtgaggaatgaatgaaggggCTTCCCCACTTGACCAGACCAGGACTGCCCTGCTGGCATAGATGGAACAGGGCCTGGGGTAGAGGCTGGGATCTCTCTCATGGCACTTGCTTTCCCTTGACAAGGACATCTGCTGAGCACGGCAGAGGTGGAATCAGCACTTGTGGAACATGAAGCTATTGCAGAGGCAGCTGTGGTCGGCCACCCTCATCCTGTGAAGGGCGAATGCCTCTACTGCTTTGTCACCCTGTGCGATGGCTACACCTTCAGCCCCACCCTCACTGAGGAGCTCAAGAAGCAGAGTGAGGAGCCTCCCCAAGCAGGGACTGTAGGGTCTGACCTGACAACCCAGTTAGCACAGCAAGTTGTTGGGGAGAGGCTAGAGCAAGCTGCGAACCACAGACAGATCCCAGGGGGCCTTAGGGGTTGCTTGTCTTCTTCCCACTCAGTCCCCACTAGTCTGTCCACTAGGATGCTAATGGctgacatttatagaattctCTGTGCCACCACTGGGCTAAGTCCTTTAAATGCATTAATCCATTTAATCCCGATAATCACCACTGTGAAATAGATCCTATTGTTACTCCCATcctaaagatgaagaaattgaggctcagagaagttaagtcacttgcccaaggccacactgcTAGTAAACTGGGATTTAAATTCTAGCAGGCTGATTTTTAGAGTCTGAGTTCCATGAAggtagattaaaataaaatgagatagtaAAAGACAGTctgttaaaaagagagaaagactggggcgcctgggtggctcagttgttaagcgtctgccttcagctcaggtcatgatcccagggtcttgggatggagccccgcatcgggctccctgctcagcgggaagcctgcttctccctctccccctccccctgcttatgttccctctctcgctgtgtctctgtcaaataaataaataaataaataaaatctttcaaaaaaaaagagagagagaaagataggcAATGACTCCAAGAATGACTCTGTGGGCAGGGCCTTGGAGAGGAAATAGGGAGGGAACAAAGCCATCTCTACCTTGGTTTTTGGGAGCGTGGCTAAGGGTACTGAAGAAATGCTTAATGATTTCTTGGTTACAGTTAGAGAAAAGATTGGCCCCATTGCCACTCCGGATTATATCCAGAATGCACCTGGCTTGCCTAAAACCCGCTCAGGTATGTTCAGAGGCCTCAAGGGATTGGGTTTGGGATTGGCCAAGGCCTAATGGTGGTGGAGTGTGTGTGGATGGAAGCCTCTTTGGCAGGGCTGGAGTGGGTCAATGCTATTACCAGGTAACCAGAAGGCTGTGGTCCTCCAGGGAAAATCATGAGGCGGGTGCTTCGGAAGATTGCTCAGAATGACCACGACCTGGGGGACACGTCTACTGTGGCTGACCCAACTGTCATCTGCCAGCTCTTCAACCACCGCTGCCTGACCATCCAGTAAACAAGACCTTGCCCTTTACCCAGGCTTCGCCCTGCTTGGCTTTCCAAAGTTTTGCCCaccctccctgtccccatccAGGAGTGCTGAGGGCCAGTGCTGACCCACACCACCTCCCTTGACCAGCTGTCTGGGACCAAGGACCAGCTTTGCCCTTGGGTGGAGGCAACTTCCTGTGGCTGCCAGATAGATGGGACATGGCCCAGGTTAGCCTCAGATTGCTGTGCCCCTAGACCTCAAGAGCCCTTGGAGCCCAGAACAGGGACCTGAAGGTCATGTCCCTTACCCAAGTTAAGTATGCAGAAGGCAGGTGAGGGTCTAGACTgaagcagggaggcagctctgtaATCCTAGGTCAGCTCTCTCAGGAAGCACCAGTACTTATCTCTGGATATGCATTTGTCCTTAGAAATGCCTGTGTGTGAGTCCCAAAAgaattgattattatttttttaaaatactttgctGCTTCTGTTCTAGATCTGAATTCTCTTTTGTGCCAGATGGCAGTGCTTGTCTGCCCATTTGCTTCAGGGGATGTGCAGACAGGCTGTTTCCAGAGGGTTTTCAGATTACCTGCTTCTTTGCTggaataaatgtgttttgttcCTAGGGCCAGAAGAGTTTGTCTTTCTTGTCCTCTGTTCCCACCCTTCCATGAACAGTCCTGCCCATAAGAGACACTCTCAGATGAAACTCTTCTTTTCTTGCCCGTCATGCTCAGGCTCCGGTTGTAGGAATAAAGTCTATGACCTTAAAAAGGTGGTAACTTGTTTTCTTAGGTATCTTATAGACTGTATACTTAACTAGCTGCTCTGATTTGTGTGGGTGATGGGAAGGGAAGTGGTTTTCCTCAGGAATACCCCAATATTCTCCTTCCAGAACTTTTGGTTTGGGCAGATCTAGGCAGGGCTTCACTCAAAGGCCGTTTGGCAAGCTCCTGAACTAAGCAGGAAAGCACCTGAAGCCAGTTCCCGCCTGTGATGTCCCATCACAGTTGCAATATTTCCTGTGATCCTGTGGGAGCATTAGTGAGTGACTAAGGATTGGAACTTCAGGGTTCTATCCTAGGGTCTGAGGCTAGGGAGACTCTGATTATAGCCAAGTCATTTCCCCTGCTCTAATCCACTCTAAGTGTGCTGACCCAGATTATAGCTCCTCCCCCACCAAATGTATAAACCAAGGAATCACAGAATCAGCAATCAGTAGTTTTATTTAAGGCAGAGGTGGGGAAAGGCTATGCCCCTTCACTGCCCTCCTCCTACCTCTCAGTCCTATCCTAGGTCAAACACTGGAACCTGCTGGAAAGGCTGACAGGCTGAGAGGAGGGTGGCAGAGTCATGGACCCTTACCTCAAATCAGCTTCCTTTCAGCTATACCCACACTCCCAGGATTTAGGGGCCTCCAGATCTCACCTAAGGGAAACACAGCTTTTCTGGTCCTCAGATGGGAGAGCTGGGGGAAGGTCCTCAGCATTCACCCTTCTGTGA
Above is a window of Halichoerus grypus chromosome 10, mHalGry1.hap1.1, whole genome shotgun sequence DNA encoding:
- the ACSS2 gene encoding acetyl-coenzyme A synthetase, cytoplasmic isoform X3, with the protein product MGLPEERGRSGSRSAEREEAVARNRVRSWSPPPEVSRSAHVRSLQRYRELHRRSLEQPREFWGDIAKEFYWKTSCPGPFLQYNFDVNKGKIFIEWMKGATTNICYNVLDRIVHEKKLGDKVAFYWEGNEPEETTQITYRELLVQVCRFSNVLQKQGIRKGDRVAIYMPMIPELVVAMLACARLGALHSIVFAGFSAESLCERILDSSCSLLITTDAFYRGEKLVNLKELADEALEKCREKAFQVRCCIVVKHLGRAELGTGDSLSQSPPIKRPCPDVQISWNQGVDLWWHELMKEAEDECEPEWCDAEDPLFILYTSGSTGKPKGVVHTVGGYMLYVATTFKYVFDFHAEDVFWCTADIGWITGHSYVTYGPLANGATGVLFEGIPTYPDVSRLWNIVDKYKVTKFYTAPTAIRLLMKFGDEPVTRHSRASLQVLGTVGEPINPEAWLWYHQVVGAQRCSIVDTFWQTETGGHMLTPLPGATPMKPGSATFPFFGVAPAILNESGEELEGEAEGYLVFKQPWPGIMRTVYGNHERFEATYFKKFPGYYVTGDGCRRDQDGYYWITGRIDDMLNVSGHLLSTAEVESALVEHEAIAEAAVVGHPHPVKGECLYCFVTLCDGYTFSPTLTEELKKQIREKIGPIATPDYIQNAPGLPKTRSGNQKAVVLQGKS
- the ACSS2 gene encoding acetyl-coenzyme A synthetase, cytoplasmic isoform X5 encodes the protein MGLPEERGRSGSRSAEREEAVARNRVRSWSPPPEVSRSAHVRSLQRYRELHRRSLEQPREFWGDIAKEFYWKTSCPGPFLQYNFDVNKGKIFIEWMKGATTNICYNVLDRIVHEKKLGDKVAFYWEGNEPEETTQITYRELLVQVCRFSNVLQKQGIRKGDRVAIYMPMIPELVVAMLACARLGALHSIVFAGFSAESLCERILDSSCSLLITTDAFYRGEKLVNLKELADEALEKCREKAFQVRCCIVVKHLGRAELGTGDSLSQSPPIKRPCPDVQGKLKEKPKRIWPQISWNQGVDLWWHELMKEAEDECEPEWCDAEDPLFILYTSGSTGKPKGVVHTVGGYMLYVATTFKYVFDFHAEDVFWCTADIGWITGHSYVTYGPLANGATGVLFEGIPTYPDVSRLWNIVDKYKVTKFYTAPTAIRLLMKFGDEPVTRHSRASLQVLGTVGEPINPEAWLWYHQVVGAQRCSIVDTFWQTETGGHMLTPLPGATPMKPGSATFPFFGVAPAILNESGEELEGEAEGYLVFKQPWPGIMRTVYGNHERFEATYFKKFPGYYVTGDGCRRDQDGYYWITGRIDDMLNVSGHLLSTAEVESALVEHEAIAEAAVVGHPHPVKGECLYCFVTLCDGYTFSPTLTEELKKQIREKIGPIATPDYIQNAPGLPKTRSGKIMRRVLRKIAQNDHDLGDTSTVADPTVICQLFNHRCLTIQ
- the ACSS2 gene encoding acetyl-coenzyme A synthetase, cytoplasmic isoform X2, whose translation is MGLPEERGRSGSRSAEREEAVARNRVRSWSPPPEVSRSAHVRSLQRYRELHRRSLEQPREFWGDIAKEFYWKTSCPGPFLQYNFDVNKGKIFIEWMKGATTNICYNVLDRIVHEKKLGDKVAFYWEGNEPEETTQITYRELLVQVCRFSNVLQKQGIRKGDRVAIYMPMIPELVVAMLACARLGALHSIVFAGFSAESLCERILDSSCSLLITTDAFYRGEKLVNLKELADEALEKCREKAFQVRCCIVVKHLGRAELGTGDSLSQSPPIKRPCPDVQISWNQGVDLWWHELMKEAEDECEPEWCDAEDPLFILYTSGSTGKPKGVVHTVGGYMLYVATTFKYVFDFHAEDVFWCTADIGWITGHSYVTYGPLANGATGVLFEGIPTYPDVSRLWNIVDKYKVTKFYTAPTAIRLLMKFGDEPVTRHSRASLQVLGTVGEPINPEAWLWYHQVVGAQRCSIVDTFWQTETTFPFFGVAPAILNESGEELEGEAEGYLVFKQPWPGIMRTVYGNHERFEATYFKKFPGYYVTGDGCRRDQDGYYWITGRIDDMLNVSGHLLSTAEVESALVEHEAIAEAAVVGHPHPVKGECLYCFVTLCDGYTFSPTLTEELKKQIREKIGPIATPDYIQNAPGLPKTRSGKIMRRVLRKIAQNDHDLGDTSTVADPTVICQLFNHRCLTIQ
- the ACSS2 gene encoding acetyl-coenzyme A synthetase, cytoplasmic isoform X1 → MGLPEERGRSGSRSAEREEAVARNRVRSWSPPPEVSRSAHVRSLQRYRELHRRSLEQPREFWGDIAKEFYWKTSCPGPFLQYNFDVNKGKIFIEWMKGATTNICYNVLDRIVHEKKLGDKVAFYWEGNEPEETTQITYRELLVQVCRFSNVLQKQGIRKGDRVAIYMPMIPELVVAMLACARLGALHSIVFAGFSAESLCERILDSSCSLLITTDAFYRGEKLVNLKELADEALEKCREKAFQVRCCIVVKHLGRAELGTGDSLSQSPPIKRPCPDVQISWNQGVDLWWHELMKEAEDECEPEWCDAEDPLFILYTSGSTGKPKGVVHTVGGYMLYVATTFKYVFDFHAEDVFWCTADIGWITGHSYVTYGPLANGATGVLFEGIPTYPDVSRLWNIVDKYKVTKFYTAPTAIRLLMKFGDEPVTRHSRASLQVLGTVGEPINPEAWLWYHQVVGAQRCSIVDTFWQTETGGHMLTPLPGATPMKPGSATFPFFGVAPAILNESGEELEGEAEGYLVFKQPWPGIMRTVYGNHERFEATYFKKFPGYYVTGDGCRRDQDGYYWITGRIDDMLNVSGHLLSTAEVESALVEHEAIAEAAVVGHPHPVKGECLYCFVTLCDGYTFSPTLTEELKKQIREKIGPIATPDYIQNAPGLPKTRSGKIMRRVLRKIAQNDHDLGDTSTVADPTVICQLFNHRCLTIQ
- the ACSS2 gene encoding acetyl-coenzyme A synthetase, cytoplasmic isoform X4, which encodes MAEFDQLREGNEPEETTQITYRELLVQVCRFSNVLQKQGIRKGDRVAIYMPMIPELVVAMLACARLGALHSIVFAGFSAESLCERILDSSCSLLITTDAFYRGEKLVNLKELADEALEKCREKAFQVRCCIVVKHLGRAELGTGDSLSQSPPIKRPCPDVQISWNQGVDLWWHELMKEAEDECEPEWCDAEDPLFILYTSGSTGKPKGVVHTVGGYMLYVATTFKYVFDFHAEDVFWCTADIGWITGHSYVTYGPLANGATGVLFEGIPTYPDVSRLWNIVDKYKVTKFYTAPTAIRLLMKFGDEPVTRHSRASLQVLGTVGEPINPEAWLWYHQVVGAQRCSIVDTFWQTETGGHMLTPLPGATPMKPGSATFPFFGVAPAILNESGEELEGEAEGYLVFKQPWPGIMRTVYGNHERFEATYFKKFPGYYVTGDGCRRDQDGYYWITGRIDDMLNVSGHLLSTAEVESALVEHEAIAEAAVVGHPHPVKGECLYCFVTLCDGYTFSPTLTEELKKQIREKIGPIATPDYIQNAPGLPKTRSGKIMRRVLRKIAQNDHDLGDTSTVADPTVICQLFNHRCLTIQ